From the genome of Capsicum annuum cultivar UCD-10X-F1 chromosome 4, UCD10Xv1.1, whole genome shotgun sequence:
TGAAGAAACTCAGTTTAACAGAATGAAATGTGAAGAAACTCAATTCTTTATGATGTCCTTGTTGACTAATATAGAAGAAGGGTGTCAGTGTTACAACATTCAGGTTGATCAAGGTAATTCAATTCTACCTGACTTGTCACTTTTAATTGAACAGTACAACAAAAAATTTGAATTCCTACTACATTACCACTACATAGGGGCAAGTTTGTTCATCAAATTCCATTGGTGGAGTGAAACACCCTGAGGAGAAATTTtagctttattatagtattggTATGTAGAAATACTAAGCAACACGATTACATGTAAGTTGGAGGAGAACTAAAGGAAGGTAAGGTGACACAAATGTATCTCTTGTCGAAAATCACAGTGTAAATAATGTATGAGTAATTTTTCGGTTATATATAAACTATTGAATCCTCCTCCACGTAAGGAAACTTTTTAGGGCAGTTGTAAAGGAGGTTTAaaaattagttcaagtcacaagttcaatTCCACGTGATACTATTATTCTTGAATCCccttatatgtatgtatatgtctTTTTAATTTAGAGGGTCAATCAATAAAAAAGGCTTCTTTACACAAGCATGTTCTTTATTGGATAATAATAGGAGTAAATGTTTTGATAATCTCGTAAAATGTAAATTAAACCACTATTACATGTTAAAATTTCAATCCTTGCCATCAATGACCGTATATAGTTAAATAGATCCTTTGAGCTACCAGAATATATTGTCTATATGATGGTTCTTTTATGTTCAGAAAATAATGAGCTCATTTTTGTATCTTTTAAATTTCTGTAAATAGGATTTGGTCTTTTCTATTTCTATAAAATTAGTttatctaataataataatttggtaATGATGGATAATTTGTAAGAAAATTAAGATTCGAAACAAAGGATAAATGCATGGAAGTAACACATTCCAACAACATTAGCAGGAGTAACAAAGGTATTAGGCTTAGTACTGCAATTAACACATTAATCTCCTCAGAAATATCAtttgcatcaaaacatatgaGAAGGTGTGCTATTAGACATTCACGGTTCAAATCTTGAAAATTGTTTTGTACATGTGAGTCAATCACTTGGAAGACGTcacattttttaattatatgcatCAACTTCAATAAGTTGTAAAATCGCAGGTCTGTTGTAATTGAGGGTGATGTGTATAATTAAAGAagattacatattttatataattaacttAACTAGCTAATAAATATTCGAGAACAGGcacaaacaaaattcaaaaattgtaaatTTTACAGACACCTAATTTGCTTAACCTTGTCAATTAAGGGATTGTTTTTGGCTTTCTTACTTATTATATCCGTATTACCTACATTTGCCACACATATTTGATTTGAAGCAAACTCTAGCTAACACAAAAAGTCATTAATGGAACAAACGAATTGATACAtgagtaaatatttatttttataatcgaGTATTTAtattaaatcatgtaaatttacaTTTAATGAAAAGACAATGCATTGTTAGTGCTAAAAATCTATAATATAAACACGCGTCATACATTTATTGATTAGATATACTTATGCTTAACCACCAATATTCCACCACAAACATGATGACAAATTATGACTAACAACACGTGTAACAAGTTGTTGAATGGTTACAATGATTTAGTTAATACTAACCTTTCATTCCCTCTAACAAATTGTTCTAGCAATAGTAAACAAATATTCACCATTCATTTTAATCTAGAAATTTAAGCATTACCAATCATTCATTCAAACAAGAaacttctttctctctttttttctataTTAGTTGCTATATAGCCTTTTAAAAGGAAGAACAACACCTACCCTTAGAAAGATCATAAAAGGAAAACAAGAAAACCCCAAAAAAGAAGAAGTGTATAGTCTTTTTCTCTTGTATTAATTCCTCCTTCCTTAATAATTTCCTTCAGATCAATTGCCAAAATATTAGTAGTTCATCATTAATCTAGAATTAATgtagaagataaaaaacaaaattttagtCATGTTGATCTGAAAAACATTACAAAGGAaggagtttttttttaaaatagaattagAAATATGGAGATAGAAAGACTACACGAATTAATGTGGCTATGGTCAAGATTGCAAAGTAACCGTGTTGCCCTCGTGGGTGGAAACCACACCGCCTCTAGATTTTGCACTCGCTAAAATTATTTTAGCCCTTTTTCGAACCTCTACTTCTCTTTTGCTCTTTAGATTGAGTTAAGTTTGCATGTTCTCTTTTACAAAAATCGTACACACCTTCAATAATTTTAAACTTTCTTCTTTTGCTTACTGGCCCGAGTGATTCAGATTCGCATAGAAGGAATTGCCATTGCGCACACAACGTGACAAAATGAGGAATAAGACAATGAGTTTGTTGCATGGTTCCAAACAAGACAAAATGAAAGGCAAGCCATACATGGATgccttgggctttcatgatacAGATTTGGTTGTGTTTAAATTAAACCATGTGTGGATTCTCAAGTTGATTTCTCAGATCGTCATTCTGGGGCTAGTTCTTCTGTCTTTCCCCTGGGGATTAACATCGAGTTACGGATTTATGAACATAGCGAGAGCTGATGAGGTGGCTAATTATACTCCGATCAAATTAGAGGTCTTGCCTCtaatttttcatgatttggcCAATGAGGGCCTTCTCAAAGCTGGGGATAGGTCCCTATTTGTTACCAATGGAAATGAAGATGTTATCTATGATTCTCAAGTTACAAGCGACCATCACAACATGGATTTGATTTCTCTTTCAAATCTGGCACAAAATGAAGAGATGTATGATGTTGCGCTATTATTTCCCTATGACTCTTCCAAGTCTCTCGATTCCGTCGATCGAGCTCTTAAGGTTGGTGGTATTGTCGTTGTTCAACTAATTAGTGACAACCCCATGGTCACATTCTCACAACCATCCAACTACAAAATTGTCTACGTACGAAAGTTCGACTCCACAATAATAGCCATGCGCAAGACAAACATAATTGTTTCGATCGAGTCAACAACTCCACATCACCATAGAAAACTGTGCAACTTTGGCTCAAACGCGAAAGAGGCCGCATTGAAGAAGCTAGAAGACGTACTACTCGAGCCACCAAGAGCATTATCAGGTAAATCGAGTAGGTATCTCAAAAAGACACGTTACTTGCCCGAACTGATGGACATTCCCCTCGAGAGCTATCCACGTAGGGTGTTCATCGACGTTGGTTTGCAAGACAAAAACGAGAAATCAGGTGACTCTAGTTGGTTTTCGAAGCATTATCCAACCAGGAACACGAAATTCGAGATATTCAAGATTGAAACTGTGGCAAAAGAAGCAAATGCACCATTGATTGGAATGTCAGATTGGCTTGAGAAAAATGTGAAGGAGAATGAATATGTAGTAATGAAGGCAGAAGCTGAAGTGGTGGAAGAAATGGTGAGACACAAAGCAATTAAATTAGTTGATGAACTTTTCTTAGAGTGCAAGCATCAAGGTGGGAAAAAAGGtgataaaaagaaaagtaggagggCATATTGGGAATGTTTATCTTTATATGGTATGTTGAGGGATGAAGGCGTTGCTGTGCACCAATGGTGGGGTTAAAGTACcaaataattttgttttaaaaatgtattctataattatttttaatatagtgatctaattatgtaaaaaaatatttatccctTTGTGAAGTTTAGCACAAAGGAAGTAAAATTTTgatgtataattatttttaatatagtgatctaattatgtaaaaaaatatttatccctTTGTGAAGTTTAGCACAAAGGAAGTAAAATTTTGATGTATATTTTTTTGATCCATTTGATTTATAGAATGAAGTTGTTTTCATTCCTCAAAATAGCATATGCTAATGAGGTGCGTTGTTCTgattattctctttttttctataatatgtaaacacctaattttttaccaaatctaAGTGTTTTTGCCActttagtgttcaatttcgttttagggtATAAATTagacattttaaatttatcttatttttactaaatctattttaaaatttttgaaaaaaatacaaaaatagagtcacattttaaataagttttatttttagtttttttagtttttatttgtttatttattcaaaaaaaaaagaaatttttctaaattatatttgtttcttctttcaatttttaataaagaatgttgtgatattaatatttcttaaccatattcctaagactagctagttaacttatcttgtattttgttagttttaaaataggttttattattttatttaaaatattaattaaaataattaaaaaaaaaaaaaagaatcctaaactacccaaaccacccacaagtCCCACTCTCACAAAACCTCTCCCCCATTTTCCCATAACACACACAAACGACACAAACACATACACATTATATAtaacacacacatgcacacaaccaagaaaaaaaaaaagaaaaacaacaaggagacagaaaaaaaacaacaaccaagaaacagaaaagaaaacaacaaagaagcaggagggaaaaaacaaaaaagaaacaaaaagaaaacaaaaagaaacgaAACAGAAGAAGGGAGACGGAAAGgaaaaacaaccaaaaaaaaaatgagttaaagATTTCGTTCGAGATTCTGGTGACATCGTCTTTACTTCTACATTCGATTTTTTCAGGTTCttatttaatgtatttattttgttataattgtgTTGTCGAAGCATAAACAAATTTATTTggtgagaaaaagaaaaaaaaaacattctcaattcttttttttataatgtaacaTCACGAATCTGCTAAACTTTATTTCAATATACAAAGTTGTTTGAGTTTCATGAATGTTTAATCTATTAATATTTATTACATGTGAACATTAatagtttatttaattaaaattagagTAAAGTAGTATAATGAATAATTGTTTTGCATGCCTATGCGAAATTCAACTGTTTATTTTTGTTTCGGAGGATACTAAACAGTTTTTGTTAAATTgtattttagtttaattaattatatatattaaccaAGTAAATTAGATCTCCGTAATTTATACCAATGAAACCAATGGTCCTTATTCTGTGTTTCTTGAAACCACATTGATGATAACAACCATATTGTGTAATGATGaaggtttttttttctatttttttttaccacACGTCGggattaatcataaaaaaaaaatagaaattaattatTGCACATGCcttagtaataatatcgtaataCCTTGATTCATATCAAAACCTTAAAGATTTTTTCTTAGAATAAACAGTAAGgtattaagtttttttttgttcaaaGTGTTTGGGGTGTGATTTTTTGTTTAAAGTGTATGTGTTATTTAAATTATTGATCCGGAAATGTAATCATCCGGAATGACGTTTAGGTATTTGTGCTCGTTTTATTTTCCTCACTTAAGTGGGTGTCTAGTGTTTAACTCGGTGTCGTGGGTGGGATGATGTTTATTAATAAATTGATTATTGTGGTATCAAGTTTATTTGGTTACGATATTTGAGTCTCCGATGAAATTTTAGAAATGTTTAGGCTTAAAGTCGAAGTTAATGGCTccgatttattatttattattattattattattatcttaattAGAGTAGGGTAAAAGGAATAAGATATAATTGTCTCGAATTCATAATGGACTAGTCAATGCTTTTAAAGCTAGAAATTTTTAggtctttaaaaatattttatcgaTAAATAAAGAGATGAAAAGCTCATTTTTTAGGGCACGGATATGTAGAAAGAATGATTTAGGCTTTAACCCCCAGTAAAATTACATTAATGTTTTCTTACTTATACATATTGGTAAATTTAATCTACTTTAGAGCAAAATGTAAgattaattcttttcttttaaaagaaaataaataaataaataaaaaagaacttTGGGTTTAGATATCAAACGATAGAGTTTCTCCAAGTTTTAAGTTTAAATCTGTGAAGTATAGAAGAATGAATGTTCAAAGTTtaacataagtcattaaagcgaccgtgctagaaccacgggactcgaggggtgcctaacaccttcccctcggtcaatagaattccttatccggatttctagttcgcagacgaaaaataaaaattgaagagtcattttcttttgaatagagattcaataaggtgacttggaacacccagactcaattccaagtggcgactctgtaaataaaataatccattttcaaaacgtcactttaattggaaaacccattttctctaaaaccaactccctagcggggtcggatgcggtgaaaaccGGTGGTGTGACATaatcaacataaaataattagtacaatattcatattaattataatatttcatgagagttttttattttttttctaattcttttttttttcctttattatagtACTAGATGAGCGCGGCGCGTACTTGAGCACGAGCCAAATATTTTACATTTTCAGCAATGATCAAATTTTGAATGCTTTTTGATCACAAGAAAAGAATAAtattaaagacaaaaaaaatctTAACCCCTAGTAGCAATGTAGCTCATTCAAGAAGAATCCAAGCTACTTTAAATAAAGATGAGTAGGCGTAATTGAAGAAGcaacatcatttaataagaaaaatatttatatgtcCTAAAAGCCTTTCTTGTAAGCTTACCTTAATTTTATCACCTGTGTTGTGAATCACCTCCTTTACCAACTCTTTACTGTCAAAATTTAAGTGCTTTAAAACAATTCAACATAGTAGCACTCCAATACGTGTTTAGtaacatacatttatatatattaacATATGCAAAAGGCATGAAAAAATACATTATTTAGTTGAATCATCTAAATACAATACAAACATATTATAATTCTAACATTTACAATGAGCTGGAGCTGGAGCTGGAGTCATAAGCTTAATAGTCAATTTTCTACATTTCAAAAATTacaatataagaaaatttagAGGTACCTTGGAAAACTGGTCAATACAAATCAACTAAAAAACTTGAACTTGAGAgaagtgaaaataaataattatacacAGAACTTATTAGAAAGGTGTTGCTCACACATTCAGGCGGTATTCTAAGATTTAAGTAATGTCTAGGTTGAAGGAAAAAATAACAATCATTAGATACCaaaatttgaaactaaaaaataactaCTACACGAATTTTTAGTTCCTTGATTTCTTCCACTGCAGCATGATCATATGCATTCTAGTGGTCATAAATATTACCAGTAAATTGCTTTATCACAATCATTGAACTGTTTTAAAGTTTAAATATTGATCTCCTAAACAATCATAGCATCTTGGTTAGTCCCTTTCTCACCCTGCAGAATTTAAGAGTGAGAAAGTGTTATCTGCTAGATGCCTTGATGGTGGAAAAACTGTGTAGGTAGAGTGGTGAACGTAATCTTCTTTATTTGGTGGAcgttatcttctttattttttttatgcactgtacaaaaatatgaaaattctaCAAAAAGAGTACTCTATCAGTTGTATAGACAAAAAAGTGAGGATTATATAtgcaaaattattaaataattaaggaATAAGCTTACCTAGAACTCATAGTGCTTGTCACCAAAGGGATCGTTGAACACAGTCAAATTGATAAATAGTTTCATTTGCCAAACCTTAAATATTTGTACTTCTACTGATTTTCAAATTTCTTGACATCACTCATAATAATGTATAAAATTTGTCAAAGTGGTATAAACATTGATCATAATCTTACAAGACTTgcaacaaaagaaaattttatttttcgttgTAAATTATTTGTCAAGCCAACTGCAGATGACCACCTCCATCTGTGGTAATGTCcatagaaaaatgaaaatctgaaaagaaaaatactttaaacaaaATCTGAATTAGCAACTGTTATTTTGTCTTGCAACTTTTAAATTTATCAACTTAAGGTGATTGGTCCAGCAAGATTGTAACACCCCGCCCTTTcgggctaaagtttgaaccatCTTTTCTACCcgtatagacccgaacccaataattctttgttaatatatgtgtgatgatcaatcctatagtgtttGAATGCCTTTGACTATGAATTGAGGTCACcaaatcccctaactcaaggacgagttgaaagttttcctatcgattgagttttggtgAGCGTCTAAACCTGGGTCAACTTCCATAGACCATAACCTTTTGTATATAACTAATTAGAGgttttactatatatcaaatgaaaggtctttgagttcTCTTTTCAATGCCACTAGTTTCGCCTTAATACGATATTggaataaaaagttatgcccGTTTTCCAGAGAGGTGTCAGTCGAGGCCGAATCGCACAAAAAGTACGTTTTAGCGGGGTATTTTGGTACTTTCCCTTCCCAGAAACCTCTCACACGAATTAAATAACACCCTAAACATTATTTACTCAATGATTTTCAGTTTTATAATATCAAGATCCTCTTTTCACtctcaaaaataagatcaaactagggtttcctcaaagaacaagaaatcaagaatcaatccttaagttcaagatttcaagaaacggatcaagatttgggttccatttttcaaatcttataatCTAAGATATGTGGGACTTCTCTAAACATCATGGGtataatttttctattgtttttatTACATTAAAGATCCCCAATCATATTTATAAAGAAAGGGTTTGAAATTGTTTGAAAAATATATGtcatgaagttgttttgaagaaatTGTATGTTGTCTTGAATCATCTATCgtgaattttgaatataacaaTATATTTATACTTTGGGGTGCAATGAAAGTTTgaatgagagcatgaatgatcaaAACCTCcttttttatcatgatattttcGATTTATATTGTTATGGGTTGTTTAAAGGCATGAACTTTTGAAATGAAAAACTAATGGGTGAGTACTTGCTTAATGATCATGAAGTGGTACTGTTTATGACATGTTGGGAATGTGTTTTCACATGATAAATGCTCGTTGTGTCAAATTAACGATCTTTCTTGAATTTTAAGTAATTACAAATATGAGGTGACCATCTATTGACTTTACAATTGGGAGGAGAATGTTTTGGTAAATATTTGAATGAAAAGTCTATTGCATAACTCTCTCTCATCTGATGTTTAAAAGGTAGGGTGatcatgaatatgataataagtgAAAAGGGTCGCAGGCATGATGTGACGTGAtttgattgacttgcaagtcagggtatgacgatacctgaTGATTCCATGCCCTTGACAAGAtagtgttgaatgtttgaaaagtATGAATGTGTTTTcgttaaagaactaaaagttggatttaagagagctagtaggttacccgaagaaggtgtttgagcGCAAGGGCTCCTCGCTGGAAATTATAGTTGTCGATAAGGGACTTATGATATATGATCCTACATGATATGACATTtttaggacatctcacatgggaagATTCCTGCGGTgtgctcacatggggggtatCCACTCCAATCCTGGCGGTTACTTGGAttgaggcttggccgccgagtcaagggaggATTTCACATAGCCcagatttgtagggtgtaccgactagctcagaagaataacaaagagtgagtcatggtttcaaagaagtGTTTTGGAGATcactaaagtatgcccatgtatttttacttacGTATTATggtcattatttttatgaaatgctctcatctattttgtattNNNNNNNNNNNNNNNNNNNNNNNNNNNNNNNNNNNNNNNNNNNNNNNNNNNNNNNNNNNNNNNNNNNNNNNNNNNNNNNNNNNNNNNNNNNNNNNNNNNNgcccatgtatttttacttacGTATTATggtcattatttttatgaaatgctctcatctattttgtattaaaagcatgctattttgagttgtttcacataccagtacgtttgtattgaccccttatatttcagtGTCTGAGGCTCAATCCAGGGGTCCCGCCAAACCGTAGAATCTTCAGACCgatgtgtgcagttggtgagccttctttatttcggaaggcctgttGCTGgagtattattttggattttaattttggGTCCGACTAGGACCTTGTCCCATTATAGACAAGTTATTATATTCTGATGTATTAGAGATCTCGCACACTGAGATGGATATTGTCTAGATGTCTATTGATTTCATTCGGTATTGTAAAattgaactcagagtatgaccataaCGTCTATTTATTTTCGCATTTCTCTTTATTGTATGTGAACGATGTTCATGATTTCCAGATAGAAAAGAGGTGCTCGGGCCTCCACGGTTCGGAATGCCCATCACGGTCAGGGCCTCGATTCGGATCGTGACAAAGATGAATACTGAAAGCTAGCAGTATTTTTTAGGAACTGAAAATGCATACAGTTGTGGATCAAATGCATAAAGATGAAGGTGGAAGAAGATTAAAGAAAGCAGCAAGAGCAGAAAGGTATAATATGTAGAATTAAGCCACTTAGTCAACAAATTTAGGATTCACAAAGATAGTCCATATTCAATCACAAATCAAGAAAATGTGGCCTTTTATGATATCTTTTACAAAGTTCAAGTGACTTGCCTTTGTGTTCATAAATATTTGTAATGACATGATAGAAAAGACAAGTTCTCATTGCATGTTGAGCTACATAAAGTCAAGCAAGTAGTACATATCGTGTGATCTTGTAAGCTAACAGGTGTCATACATGTTCACAGATATATCTTTGATCAGTTATTCTAATAACTTCtaatcaattatatatctgtCAAGGTGgggaaaaaaatataagaaaataaattaatcatGTATGTTTGAATGGAAAATGATTAAAAGAAACTTACAAGAAAGCAGTATGTGACGTTAcctataaaactaaaatactaaggtGACCAAAAAATCAGAATAATCGATTAATCATTTTCTTTGTTACTTCATCTTCCTAAGTTTTCAATGGTTGATTCCACCCATTGAACAATCATATATGAAATGAGAATCCAAAAATCTtatattttctatcaaaaaaggTCACAAAAATAAGAAACATACTTCCTGCAATTAGACAACATAAAGACaataaaaactatatatataaattacattatACCTCAATTATGTCAATTCGAATGTTTTCTTAATCGATATAGAGCACCGAGTGAAAACACATCATCTGTTAATCGTACTAAAGGTCTTAGAAATTGTACAATATATGTTGACTTTCTTCATCGGTGAACCAATATGTGCATCACTTTTGTATTATTATGCACCATTCTTATCTCCTTTACAATTCTCTACAGATTTTCTCTTGTTGTAGGCTTTGTTTCGTCTATTttccttaaaaagaaaaaatcagaTATGGAGTggcttctctatatttttcatacTTTCTTCCTCTGCTTAtaaatttcatctatttttgaGTGAATCGGTAAACttttcttttcactattttagtaATAGATCCATATGTTTTGTTATATGATTGTTCTCTATTCTTCACTCttttaaaggtaattttttttattgatggcATCTTATGGTGTCTCTttgttttatagattttttttctcttctaatgCTTTTTTTTTctggtcaatttttttttctagatttcTAAATAAGAGTAATATCAACTTCTTGAGTTCTCTAAAATTGTTCTTTGTCGGATCTTCGACATGCAATTTATACgaaaatcaatttaagaaaagtaaaaaaaataattatgaaataaacaGAAATTAAATCAAACATGTTGCATgtacaaaaaatttaaagtaagcaataaagaaatttataattcttttaaaaatgtgaAAGTTCATTCTCACCTCTTAGTAGACAACTTCTTTGGCGTCATCCTTCCAATTAACTTCACTTGAAGACTTTAATTGCTTTAATCCACCtcttcttcttgaaatctcagtttttttaattttctgaATAAAAACATAAAGTACAAAATTATTCATACAAAGagataataactcaaaaattaaaagaagaaaaacaaacaaaacaacaaaatgagaaaaacataaaCAGGAAATagcaagaaagaaaataaataaagtaataaaaggagaaaataagagaagagacACAACAAAGAAGATGCAAGAAAAGtaatgaagaagaaaagaggGGAAAAAAAATGGTGTAGATGTCCCATTAAAGTGAATAGGTAGATGTGTATCTCTCCCT
Proteins encoded in this window:
- the LOC107867378 gene encoding uncharacterized protein LOC107867378, translating into MSLLHGSKQDKMKGKPYMDALGFHDTDLVVFKLNHVWILKLISQIVILGLVLLSFPWGLTSSYGFMNIARADEVANYTPIKLEVLPLIFHDLANEGLLKAGDRSLFVTNGNEDVIYDSQVTSDHHNMDLISLSNLAQNEEMYDVALLFPYDSSKSLDSVDRALKVGGIVVVQLISDNPMVTFSQPSNYKIVYVRKFDSTIIAMRKTNIIVSIESTTPHHHRKLCNFGSNAKEAALKKLEDVLLEPPRALSGKSSRYLKKTRYLPELMDIPLESYPRRVFIDVGLQDKNEKSGDSSWFSKHYPTRNTKFEIFKIETVAKEANAPLIGMSDWLEKNVKENEYVVMKAEAEVVEEMVRHKAIKLVDELFLECKHQGGKKGDKKKSRRAYWECLSLYGMLRDEGVAVHQWWG